The following proteins come from a genomic window of Flavobacterium crocinum:
- a CDS encoding RsmB/NOP family class I SAM-dependent RNA methyltransferase: MRLHRNLVYTTIDSLNAIFNEGEYADKVVARALKKDKRWGSSDRKFVAETIYEIVRWKRLYAEIAEVKEPYDRDNLWRMFAVWAVLRGYPIPDWRQLEGTPERKIKGRFDELSKTRAVKESIPDWMDELGVKELGEKVWSKEIAAQNQPAKVILRTNTLKGTKESLRNTLMDLNIETEYLKDQPEALVLKERANVFLTDAFKQGLFEVQDANSQLVAGFLDVKPGMRVVDTCAGAGGKTLHMASLMENKGQLIAMDLYESKLKQLKLRAKRNGAFNIEYRIIDSTKVIKKLHEKADRVLIDAPCSGLGVLKRNPDSKWKLQPEFIDNIRKVQSEVLESYSKIVKPGGKLVYATCSVLPSENQEQVEKFLKTEIGQQFTFIEDRKMLASESGFDGFYMALLERKK, from the coding sequence ATGAGATTACACAGAAATTTAGTTTATACGACAATCGATTCTTTGAACGCTATTTTCAACGAAGGAGAATATGCGGACAAAGTGGTAGCCAGAGCATTAAAAAAAGATAAACGCTGGGGAAGTTCTGACCGAAAATTTGTTGCTGAAACCATATACGAAATTGTTCGATGGAAACGATTATACGCCGAAATCGCTGAAGTAAAAGAACCTTACGACAGAGATAATTTATGGAGAATGTTTGCCGTTTGGGCAGTTCTTCGCGGTTACCCAATTCCGGATTGGAGACAACTGGAAGGAACTCCTGAAAGAAAAATCAAAGGACGTTTTGACGAATTATCTAAAACCAGAGCCGTAAAAGAATCTATTCCAGACTGGATGGATGAATTAGGAGTAAAAGAATTAGGCGAAAAAGTATGGTCAAAAGAAATTGCGGCGCAGAATCAACCTGCAAAAGTGATTCTTAGAACCAATACTTTAAAAGGAACTAAAGAAAGTCTTCGAAATACGCTAATGGATTTAAATATTGAAACAGAATATTTAAAAGACCAGCCGGAAGCTCTTGTCTTAAAAGAAAGAGCTAATGTATTTTTAACTGATGCTTTTAAACAAGGTTTATTTGAAGTTCAGGACGCAAACTCACAATTAGTTGCAGGATTTCTGGATGTTAAACCAGGAATGCGTGTGGTAGATACGTGTGCAGGTGCTGGCGGAAAAACGTTGCACATGGCTTCTTTAATGGAAAATAAAGGACAATTGATCGCAATGGATTTGTACGAAAGTAAATTAAAGCAGTTAAAACTAAGAGCTAAAAGAAACGGTGCTTTCAATATTGAATATCGTATTATTGACAGCACTAAAGTCATAAAAAAATTACATGAAAAAGCAGATCGTGTTTTAATTGACGCACCTTGCAGCGGATTAGGAGTTTTAAAAAGAAATCCGGATTCGAAATGGAAATTACAACCTGAATTTATCGATAACATCCGTAAAGTTCAGAGCGAAGTTTTAGAAAGCTATTCTAAAATTGTAAAACCAGGTGGAAAATTGGTTTACGCAACTTGTTCTGTTTTACCATCAGAAAATCAGGAACAGGTTGAAAAATTCTTAAAAACAGAAATCGGACAACAATTTACTTTTATTGAAGACCGTAAAATGCTGGCTTCTGAATCTGGCTTTGACGGATTCTATATGGCTTTACTGGAACGTAAAAAATAA
- a CDS encoding AMP-binding protein has product MQNLTQHKVHNYFKLNGYHLNAKDLCQIAYSYIKEGDSYEQSIGEFFLDWFDKKDYIEMTTSGTTGLPKLVRLEKQAMIQSALATGDFFDLKPGDKALLCLPTQFIAGKMMLVRSLILGLELDVVSPSLHPLALNSTVYDFVAMVPLQVQNSIDELSNVRKLIIGGAKLDSSLEEKLLPLKTEIYETYGMTETITHVAAKRLGDSVFSILPNVKISQDDRHCLVIHVSTISDEPIVTNDLVELLNDQQFIFLGRIDNVINSGGVKLIPEQIEAKLIGKINNRFFVTGLPDTTLGEKLVLVIEGEKQEFAPDFFDVLGKYEKPKEIVFVSKFKENENGKLLRKPTLQE; this is encoded by the coding sequence ATGCAAAATTTAACACAACATAAAGTTCATAATTATTTCAAACTAAACGGCTATCATTTAAATGCAAAAGATTTATGTCAGATAGCATACAGTTATATAAAAGAAGGTGATTCCTATGAACAGTCAATAGGAGAGTTCTTTCTGGACTGGTTTGATAAAAAGGATTATATCGAAATGACCACTTCGGGAACCACAGGGCTTCCTAAACTGGTTCGTTTAGAAAAACAGGCTATGATTCAGTCTGCTTTGGCAACAGGTGATTTTTTTGATTTAAAACCTGGTGATAAAGCTTTATTATGTCTTCCAACACAATTTATTGCCGGAAAAATGATGCTGGTGAGAAGTTTGATTTTAGGATTAGAATTAGACGTGGTTTCACCAAGTTTGCATCCATTGGCATTAAATTCTACTGTTTATGATTTTGTTGCGATGGTGCCGCTTCAGGTTCAAAATTCAATTGATGAACTTTCAAATGTTCGTAAACTTATTATTGGCGGAGCAAAATTGGATTCTTCTCTGGAAGAAAAGCTTTTACCGCTCAAAACAGAAATCTACGAAACTTACGGAATGACCGAAACGATAACGCATGTAGCAGCTAAACGTTTAGGAGATTCTGTTTTTTCAATTTTACCAAATGTAAAAATTTCTCAGGATGATCGTCACTGTCTGGTTATTCATGTTTCAACCATTTCTGATGAACCAATTGTGACGAATGATTTGGTTGAATTACTAAATGATCAGCAGTTTATCTTTTTAGGCAGAATCGATAATGTAATTAATAGTGGAGGAGTGAAGCTGATTCCGGAACAAATTGAAGCTAAATTGATCGGGAAAATAAACAATAGATTTTTTGTTACAGGACTTCCGGATACTACCTTAGGAGAAAAACTAGTTTTGGTTATTGAAGGAGAAAAACAAGAATTTGCTCCCGATTTTTTTGATGTTTTAGGAAAATATGAGAAACCAAAAGAAATAGTTTTTGTTTCTAAATTTAAAGAAAATGAAAACGGAAAATTGCTTCGTAAACCCACTCTGCAAGAGTAA
- a CDS encoding CPBP family intramembrane glutamic endopeptidase — MFLEQGIKPENKFWKYLLGSVFIIAASFVGQIPITAAVFYKTMTENKTFPTTNEGIMKMFESNTTLFLVMISFIFAFAGIYFVVKYIHHQTLLSVTTSKSKIDWKRVSFSFLLWAFFSLLSFLFVYLKSPENFVLNFKLVPFLILVVLGSILIPIQTSTEEYVFRGYLMQGFANLARNRWFPLLMTSVIFGSMHWANPEVVKMGNIIMIYYIGTGLFLGVITLMDEGMELALGFHAANNLVGALLVTSDWSVFQTHSIFKDLSEPSAGIDVILPVVVIYPILLFIFSKKYGWTNWKERLTGDIQDVEVK; from the coding sequence ATGTTTTTAGAGCAAGGAATTAAACCTGAGAATAAGTTTTGGAAATATCTTTTAGGTTCTGTTTTTATTATTGCAGCTTCTTTTGTTGGGCAAATTCCTATTACAGCAGCGGTGTTTTATAAGACAATGACTGAAAACAAAACATTTCCAACTACTAATGAAGGTATCATGAAAATGTTCGAATCTAACACTACACTTTTTCTGGTGATGATTTCCTTTATTTTTGCTTTTGCCGGTATTTATTTTGTCGTTAAATATATTCATCATCAGACTTTATTGTCTGTTACTACATCAAAATCAAAAATAGACTGGAAAAGAGTTAGTTTCTCTTTCTTATTGTGGGCTTTCTTTTCTCTTTTGAGTTTTTTATTTGTGTATCTGAAATCTCCGGAAAATTTTGTTCTGAATTTTAAATTAGTCCCTTTCTTGATTTTAGTTGTCTTAGGATCTATTTTAATTCCAATTCAGACCAGTACCGAAGAGTATGTTTTTAGAGGATATTTAATGCAGGGATTTGCGAATTTAGCAAGAAACAGGTGGTTCCCGCTTTTGATGACTTCGGTTATTTTTGGCTCGATGCACTGGGCTAATCCGGAAGTGGTTAAGATGGGGAACATTATCATGATTTATTATATAGGGACAGGTTTATTCTTAGGAGTAATTACCTTAATGGATGAAGGAATGGAGCTGGCACTCGGATTTCATGCAGCCAATAATCTGGTTGGAGCTTTATTAGTAACCTCTGATTGGTCGGTTTTTCAAACACATTCCATATTTAAAGATCTTTCAGAACCTTCAGCAGGAATTGATGTTATTTTGCCGGTTGTGGTGATTTATCCTATTTTACTTTTTATCTTTAGTAAAAAATACGGTTGGACCAACTGGAAAGAAAGATTAACGGGAGATATTCAAGATGTCGAAGTAAAATAG
- a CDS encoding arsenate reductase family protein, protein MIQIYHNPRCGKSRTCLAFIEKSNQEFEIIPYLTETPSFDELKVLLKQLNLEPLQLVRTKEKIWIENFKGKTLSDDQIITAMVENPILIERPIVVKDGKAIIGRDPDLVASFLD, encoded by the coding sequence ATGATACAAATTTACCATAATCCGAGATGCGGAAAATCAAGAACCTGCCTTGCATTTATTGAAAAATCCAATCAGGAATTTGAAATCATTCCTTACTTAACCGAAACACCATCTTTTGACGAATTGAAAGTTTTATTGAAACAACTTAATCTTGAACCTCTTCAATTGGTTAGAACCAAAGAAAAAATCTGGATCGAAAATTTTAAAGGCAAAACTTTAAGTGATGATCAAATTATAACTGCAATGGTCGAGAATCCAATTTTAATAGAGCGCCCTATTGTGGTAAAAGACGGAAAAGCTATTATTGGCAGGGATCCGGATCTTGTTGCTTCCTTTTTAGACTGA
- a CDS encoding outer membrane beta-barrel family protein: MKKIKFAVLLVFLFTSFYNYSQQGPGGKPKVKVTGKVFEKVSKQPLEYATISIMAPNDTKVIAGGITNPKGEFEVAVAPGTYDIKIEFISFKSTEIKQKSITGDTNLGAVNLSEDAAQLNEVVVRAEKSTVEIKLDKKVYNVGQDMIVKGGSVSDVLDNVPSVSVDTEGNVSLRGSDNIRILIDGRPSQAINMAEALRQLPADAIDKVEVITNPSARYDAEGGSGIINIILKKGKNQGFNGTLIASTGLPETYGLSANVNYKTEKLNYFTTAGYNYRTNEGAGKTNSEYFDTNKTTTSFLDETRDTKRVRNGFNGRAGVEWTLTPTTFWTNAINYQNNTGDDRDLINYYNYDANRVFTGTSYRLNNADTGSENVEFTSNLIKNFNDKGHKLTADLSISRNTDDSNSTITASPNFNTTLNDQVQKQVLAQVDYVLPLGKGGQFEAGYKGSFGDLNNIYNVSNLDSNGQSVTDPNLSNTLEYKENINALYTQYGFKVNKFSYLFGLRWEDTNIQVNLLDNSDYNTKKYNNLFPSAFVSYEISDQSNFSASYSKRLSRPRGRFMNPAVNYASNINIFQGNPDLDPSLTDKYDIGYIKRWDKVTFNTSAYFENTKDVFSFVRSPTGNVVTPDGEVVTPQPGETVEGTPVIKSSPINLGREQKFGFEFTFNYTPYKWWKLNSNFNFFNVKTTGENSYTDTQGKVIVQDLDNQANSWFARINSKVTLPYKIDWQLTAMYNGEQKTAQGKNLGQFGMNTALSKDVMKDKATIAFNISDVFNSRKMRSDTYLDNVSSYSEFQFRKRQFNLSFTYRFNKPKGERDKNMPKNNDGGGDGGGEFPG; the protein is encoded by the coding sequence ATGAAGAAAATCAAATTTGCTGTATTGCTTGTATTCTTGTTTACAAGTTTTTACAATTACTCACAACAAGGTCCGGGAGGCAAACCCAAAGTAAAAGTCACCGGAAAAGTTTTCGAAAAAGTAAGCAAACAACCATTAGAGTATGCTACTATTTCGATCATGGCACCCAACGACACAAAAGTTATTGCAGGTGGAATCACAAATCCAAAAGGAGAATTTGAGGTCGCAGTTGCCCCTGGAACTTATGATATTAAGATTGAATTTATTTCATTTAAATCAACAGAAATAAAACAAAAAAGCATTACAGGCGATACCAATCTTGGTGCGGTTAACCTATCTGAAGATGCCGCACAATTAAACGAAGTTGTGGTTCGCGCAGAGAAATCGACCGTAGAGATCAAATTGGATAAAAAAGTTTACAATGTTGGTCAGGATATGATTGTAAAAGGCGGAAGCGTAAGCGATGTATTAGACAATGTACCATCTGTTTCTGTTGATACTGAAGGTAATGTAAGTTTAAGAGGAAGCGACAACATTCGTATTTTAATTGACGGAAGACCTTCACAAGCTATAAATATGGCCGAAGCCTTAAGACAACTTCCTGCAGATGCTATTGACAAAGTAGAAGTCATCACCAATCCATCTGCACGTTATGATGCTGAAGGTGGATCAGGAATCATCAATATTATTCTTAAAAAAGGTAAAAACCAAGGTTTTAACGGAACTTTGATTGCTTCAACAGGTCTTCCTGAAACGTATGGTTTAAGTGCCAATGTGAATTATAAAACAGAAAAATTAAATTACTTTACAACAGCCGGATACAATTACAGAACAAATGAAGGAGCTGGTAAAACAAATTCTGAATATTTTGACACAAACAAAACAACAACAAGTTTCTTAGATGAAACCCGTGATACAAAACGTGTTAGAAATGGTTTTAACGGAAGAGCCGGAGTTGAATGGACACTTACTCCAACTACATTCTGGACCAATGCCATTAATTATCAAAATAATACTGGAGATGATCGTGATTTGATTAATTACTATAATTATGATGCTAATCGAGTTTTTACAGGAACATCTTACCGTTTAAACAATGCCGATACCGGAAGCGAAAATGTTGAGTTTACTTCTAACTTAATTAAAAACTTTAACGACAAAGGACACAAACTTACTGCAGATCTTTCTATTTCAAGAAATACAGATGATAGCAATAGCACCATTACTGCTTCTCCAAATTTTAATACTACTCTAAACGATCAAGTGCAAAAGCAAGTTTTAGCACAAGTTGATTATGTGCTACCTCTTGGAAAAGGCGGACAGTTTGAGGCAGGTTATAAAGGAAGCTTTGGAGATTTGAACAACATCTATAATGTTAGCAATCTTGATTCAAACGGTCAAAGTGTAACCGATCCTAATTTATCAAATACATTGGAATACAAAGAAAACATCAACGCACTTTATACGCAATATGGTTTCAAAGTAAACAAATTTTCTTATTTATTTGGTTTAAGATGGGAAGATACTAACATCCAGGTCAACTTATTAGATAACAGCGATTACAATACTAAAAAATACAATAACTTATTTCCAAGTGCTTTTGTTAGTTACGAAATTTCAGATCAAAGCAATTTTTCTGCAAGTTACAGCAAGCGTTTATCGAGACCTAGAGGGCGTTTCATGAATCCTGCTGTAAACTACGCAAGTAACATCAATATCTTTCAGGGAAATCCGGATTTAGACCCTTCTTTAACAGACAAATATGATATTGGTTACATCAAAAGATGGGACAAAGTAACATTTAATACTTCAGCTTATTTTGAAAACACAAAAGATGTTTTCAGCTTTGTAAGATCTCCTACCGGGAATGTTGTTACTCCAGACGGTGAAGTGGTAACTCCTCAGCCAGGTGAAACAGTTGAAGGTACTCCGGTAATCAAAAGTTCTCCTATTAACTTAGGAAGAGAACAAAAATTTGGTTTCGAATTCACATTCAACTATACACCATACAAATGGTGGAAACTGAACAGTAACTTTAACTTCTTTAATGTAAAAACAACTGGTGAAAACAGTTATACAGATACGCAAGGAAAAGTGATTGTTCAGGATTTAGACAATCAGGCTAATTCATGGTTTGCCAGAATAAACTCTAAAGTAACACTTCCATACAAAATTGACTGGCAATTAACAGCAATGTACAACGGAGAACAAAAAACAGCTCAGGGTAAAAACCTAGGGCAATTTGGAATGAACACAGCACTTAGCAAAGATGTTATGAAAGACAAAGCAACTATTGCTTTCAATATTAGCGATGTATTCAATTCCAGAAAAATGAGATCGGATACTTATTTAGACAATGTATCTTCATACAGTGAGTTCCAGTTCCGCAAGCGTCAGTTTAATTTATCATTCACTTACCGTTTCAACAAACCAAAAGGTGAAAGAGATAAAAATATGCCTAAAAACAATGACGGCGGCGGCGACGGCGGTGGAGAATTTCCTGGATAA
- the fumC gene encoding class II fumarate hydratase, whose product MKYRIEKDTMGEVQVPADKYWGAQTERSRNNFKIGPSASMPKEIIEGFAYLKKAAAYANYDLGVLPIEKRDAIGAVCDEILEGKLDDQFPLVIWQTGSGTQSNMNVNEVIANRAQVLKGFEIGEGEQFIKANDDVNKSQSSNDTFPTGMHIAAYKMVVETTIPGVEKLHATLAKKATEYKDVVKIGRTHLMDATPLTLGQEISGYAAQLAFGLKALKNTLSHLSEIALGGTAVGTGLNTPKGYDVKVAQYIAEFTKHPFITAENKFEALAAHDAIVETHGALKQLAVSLNKIANDVRMLASGPRSGIGEIHIPENEPGSSIMPGKVNPTQCEALTMVCAQVIGNDMAIAVGGMQGHYDLNVFKPVMAANFLQSAQLLGDACVSFDEHCAQGIEPNHKRIKELVDNSLMLVTALNTKIGYYKAAEIAQTAHKNGTTLKEEAVRLGYVTPEDFDAWVKPEDMV is encoded by the coding sequence ATGAAATACCGTATAGAAAAAGACACCATGGGCGAAGTTCAGGTCCCAGCCGATAAATATTGGGGTGCACAGACAGAACGTTCCAGAAACAATTTCAAAATCGGCCCATCAGCTTCAATGCCAAAAGAAATTATAGAAGGTTTTGCTTATCTCAAAAAAGCTGCTGCTTATGCCAATTATGATTTAGGTGTTTTACCAATCGAAAAAAGAGATGCCATTGGAGCTGTCTGCGACGAAATTCTGGAAGGAAAACTAGACGATCAGTTTCCATTAGTAATCTGGCAGACCGGTTCCGGTACACAAAGCAATATGAATGTAAATGAAGTAATTGCTAACCGTGCTCAGGTTCTAAAAGGTTTTGAAATTGGCGAAGGCGAACAATTCATCAAAGCCAATGATGACGTAAACAAATCACAATCATCCAACGATACTTTCCCTACCGGAATGCACATTGCTGCTTATAAAATGGTGGTTGAAACTACCATTCCCGGTGTAGAAAAACTTCACGCTACTTTAGCTAAAAAAGCTACAGAATACAAAGATGTTGTAAAAATTGGTCGTACGCATTTAATGGACGCAACTCCCCTAACCCTTGGACAGGAAATTTCAGGCTATGCTGCACAATTGGCTTTCGGATTAAAAGCATTAAAAAACACTTTATCTCACTTATCTGAAATTGCTTTAGGCGGAACTGCAGTTGGAACAGGACTTAACACTCCAAAAGGTTATGATGTAAAAGTTGCTCAATATATTGCCGAGTTTACCAAACATCCTTTTATAACTGCCGAAAATAAATTTGAAGCTTTGGCTGCTCACGATGCTATTGTCGAAACTCATGGAGCTTTAAAACAACTGGCAGTTTCTTTAAACAAAATTGCAAATGATGTGAGAATGCTGGCTTCAGGACCTCGTTCCGGAATTGGAGAAATCCATATTCCTGAAAACGAACCGGGTTCTTCTATCATGCCAGGAAAAGTAAACCCGACTCAGTGTGAAGCTTTAACAATGGTTTGTGCTCAGGTTATTGGAAATGACATGGCAATTGCTGTTGGTGGTATGCAGGGACATTATGACTTGAATGTTTTCAAACCTGTAATGGCAGCTAACTTTTTACAATCAGCGCAATTATTAGGTGATGCTTGTGTTTCTTTTGACGAACACTGCGCACAAGGAATCGAACCAAATCATAAAAGAATTAAAGAATTAGTTGACAATTCATTAATGTTGGTTACAGCTTTAAATACTAAAATTGGGTATTACAAAGCCGCTGAAATTGCTCAAACCGCGCACAAAAACGGAACTACTCTAAAAGAAGAAGCGGTTCGCTTAGGTTATGTAACTCCGGAAGATTTTGATGCCTGGGTGAAACCGGAGGATATGGTTTGA
- a CDS encoding NAD(P)-dependent oxidoreductase, with amino-acid sequence MKFGIIKERKNPPDRRVVFSPNELTKLKQLYHEAAVKVESSDIRIFSDDDYKNMGISVTDDVSDCDVLFGVKEVPVENLIPNKAYFFFSHTIKKQPHNRKLLQAILEKKIDLYDHETIVDEHDRRLIGFGRYAGMVGVYNGIRAFGIKFELFKLPKAETLSGKEDLIKHLKRITMPALKFVITGTGKVGSGAKEILDAIKVKEITVDNYVTKTYAQAVYVQLDVLEYNKRKDGQVLDFNDFVQHPEEYESDFERFTKVSDIYFAGHFYASNAPMILTKEMLNASDCKLKVVADISCDVNGPIASTVRSSTIAEPLYGYFPLEDREVDFFHPAAVAVMAVDNLPCEIPKDASEGFGEQFMEYVIPAFFNGDKDGILKRAKITENGKLTKRFSYLQDYVDGGK; translated from the coding sequence ATGAAATTTGGAATCATAAAAGAAAGAAAAAATCCGCCGGATAGAAGAGTAGTATTTTCTCCAAATGAATTAACAAAATTAAAGCAGCTTTATCATGAAGCAGCTGTAAAAGTGGAAAGTTCTGATATTAGAATTTTTTCTGATGATGATTATAAAAACATGGGGATTTCGGTTACTGATGATGTTTCTGATTGCGATGTTTTATTTGGTGTAAAAGAAGTTCCTGTGGAGAATCTGATTCCAAACAAAGCGTATTTCTTTTTCTCTCATACTATTAAAAAACAGCCTCATAATAGAAAACTGCTTCAGGCGATTTTAGAGAAAAAAATTGATTTGTACGATCATGAAACTATTGTGGATGAGCATGATCGCAGATTAATTGGTTTTGGTCGATACGCGGGAATGGTTGGTGTATATAACGGAATTCGTGCTTTCGGAATAAAATTTGAATTGTTTAAACTGCCAAAAGCAGAAACACTTTCAGGAAAAGAGGATCTGATAAAGCATTTAAAACGCATTACTATGCCGGCTTTGAAATTTGTGATCACGGGAACTGGAAAGGTTGGAAGTGGTGCAAAAGAAATTCTGGATGCCATAAAAGTAAAGGAAATTACGGTAGATAATTATGTGACTAAAACCTATGCGCAGGCAGTTTACGTGCAGCTTGATGTTCTGGAATATAATAAAAGGAAAGACGGTCAGGTTTTGGATTTTAATGATTTTGTACAACATCCGGAAGAATACGAGTCCGATTTTGAGCGATTTACAAAAGTTTCTGATATTTATTTTGCCGGACATTTTTATGCCAGCAATGCACCAATGATTTTAACCAAAGAAATGCTGAATGCCAGCGATTGCAAATTAAAAGTTGTTGCCGATATTTCCTGCGACGTAAATGGCCCAATTGCTTCTACGGTTCGTTCTTCAACAATTGCGGAACCTTTGTATGGTTATTTTCCGTTAGAAGACAGGGAAGTAGACTTCTTTCATCCTGCAGCAGTTGCTGTAATGGCAGTAGATAATCTGCCTTGTGAAATTCCCAAAGATGCAAGTGAAGGTTTTGGAGAACAATTTATGGAGTATGTAATTCCGGCTTTCTTCAACGGAGATAAAGACGGAATCCTAAAACGCGCCAAAATAACAGAAAACGGAAAACTAACAAAACGATTCAGCTATTTGCAGGATTATGTTGATGGGGGAAAGTAA
- a CDS encoding serine hydrolase domain-containing protein: MQMIFLKKTKIPQILFSVLVLSSCGQNKKTDTVTTNTVEDTLPKMKPLGAEPKVSQAYKNSVVGRINHFYNKNWPNNNMNGSFLVAKNGQILFERYNGFANKNEGTKITPETPVQIASVSKVLTATAVLKLVNAGKIDLDQKVNTILKTFPYEECTIRMLLSHRTGMRNYAYFTDRDKSIWDRHNQLTNKDILDILATKDIGLESRTGTRFSYCNTNYAMLALIIEKITGLSYKNAMSEMIFKPLGMKNTYVFDDDKDRKKIVPSYKGNGVEIGFDYLDNVYGDKNVFSTARDLLKFDRARQSPDFLKPELLKQVYTGYSNERKGTKNYGLGIRMINWETGQNFYFHNGWWHGNTSSYITLMNEGVTIIALSNKMTRNTYAVRKLAPIFGDYPFNFKDEE, from the coding sequence ATGCAAATGATTTTCCTTAAAAAAACAAAGATACCACAAATACTTTTCTCCGTACTAGTTTTAAGTTCATGCGGTCAAAACAAAAAAACGGATACAGTTACTACCAATACAGTCGAAGATACCTTACCCAAAATGAAGCCGTTAGGAGCAGAACCGAAAGTTTCTCAAGCCTATAAAAACTCGGTTGTCGGCAGAATAAACCACTTTTACAATAAAAACTGGCCAAATAATAACATGAATGGAAGCTTCTTAGTCGCCAAAAATGGTCAGATACTTTTTGAACGCTACAATGGTTTTGCTAATAAAAATGAAGGAACTAAAATAACTCCCGAAACTCCTGTACAAATTGCTTCCGTAAGCAAGGTTTTAACTGCAACGGCGGTTTTAAAATTGGTAAATGCAGGTAAAATCGATTTAGACCAGAAGGTCAATACCATTTTGAAAACATTTCCATACGAAGAATGTACTATAAGAATGCTACTAAGTCACCGCACCGGAATGCGTAATTATGCTTATTTCACAGATAGAGACAAATCTATTTGGGATCGTCACAATCAGTTGACGAATAAAGATATTCTGGATATTCTGGCAACAAAAGACATTGGTTTGGAATCGAGAACCGGAACGCGTTTCAGCTATTGCAATACCAACTATGCTATGCTGGCACTTATTATCGAAAAAATTACAGGATTGAGTTATAAGAATGCTATGTCTGAAATGATTTTCAAACCTTTGGGAATGAAAAATACTTATGTTTTTGACGATGATAAAGACCGAAAAAAAATTGTTCCTTCTTATAAAGGAAACGGTGTAGAAATTGGTTTTGATTATCTAGACAATGTTTATGGTGATAAAAATGTTTTTTCTACAGCAAGAGATCTTTTAAAATTTGACCGTGCAAGACAATCTCCGGACTTTTTAAAACCAGAATTATTGAAACAAGTTTACACGGGTTACAGCAACGAAAGAAAAGGAACTAAAAATTACGGTCTAGGAATTAGAATGATCAATTGGGAAACAGGACAGAATTTCTATTTCCATAACGGCTGGTGGCATGGCAATACCTCATCTTATATCACTTTAATGAACGAAGGCGTTACTATAATTGCGCTTTCGAACAAGATGACTAGAAACACTTATGCAGTTCGTAAACTGGCTCCAATCTTTGGAGACTACCCTTTTAATTTTAAAGACGAAGAATAA